Proteins from a single region of Sporosarcina sp. P33:
- a CDS encoding PadR family transcriptional regulator, with protein sequence MEDKVLRKLFLGFIHIHILHHAKEHPIFGVWMLEELREHGYSIGSGTLYPILHSMESDGLLIREDKNVNGKIRKYYTTTEKGDLVFIEARKKAYELFKEIKD encoded by the coding sequence TTGGAAGATAAAGTATTACGAAAATTGTTTCTTGGTTTTATTCACATACACATATTACATCACGCAAAAGAGCATCCCATTTTCGGAGTATGGATGTTAGAAGAACTCAGGGAACACGGTTATAGTATCGGTTCTGGAACTCTCTATCCTATTCTACATTCAATGGAATCTGATGGACTTCTAATAAGAGAAGATAAGAACGTGAACGGGAAAATCAGAAAATATTACACGACAACTGAAAAAGGAGATCTAGTCTTTATTGAAGCCAGAAAAAAGGCTTATGAACTCTTCAAAGAAATCAAAGATTAA
- the chrA gene encoding chromate efflux transporter, whose amino-acid sequence MNHSKQTSRIKSFLEILLISTRLGLTSFGGPTAHLGYFHEEYVRRRKWMDEKSYADLVALSQFLPGPASSQVGIGIGVMRAGVLGGITSFIGFTLPSVIALILFALLLTGTDIGNAGWLHGLKIVAVAVVAHAIIGMAKNLTPDLKRKAFALFALIGTLLWQSAFTQVGVILIAAFFGFLLFKKHDVVEETKSSFPITKRVSVICLTLFFALLFLFPVLREVTGSYWVAMFDSFYRSGSLVFGGGHVVLPLLEQELVPMGWISEEAFLAGYGATQAVPGPLFTFAAYLGTVMKGWQGGLVATLAVFLPAFLLILGALPFWDSLRKNPKIKGAIMGVNAAVIGILISAFYFPIWTSSILAPVDFALAAILFSMLAYWKLPPWVIVVSGAIGGSLMTLI is encoded by the coding sequence ATGAATCATTCTAAACAAACTAGTAGAATTAAATCATTTTTGGAGATACTTTTAATTTCAACACGGCTTGGGCTTACCTCTTTTGGTGGACCAACAGCTCATTTAGGTTATTTTCATGAAGAATATGTCCGAAGAAGAAAGTGGATGGATGAAAAGAGTTATGCAGATTTAGTTGCTTTATCACAGTTCTTACCGGGTCCGGCCAGTAGCCAAGTGGGTATTGGCATTGGTGTTATGCGGGCAGGTGTATTAGGTGGAATTACATCCTTTATTGGTTTTACATTACCTTCAGTAATTGCACTTATCCTTTTTGCTTTACTGCTCACTGGAACTGATATCGGAAATGCTGGGTGGTTACATGGATTAAAGATTGTGGCAGTTGCAGTAGTTGCACACGCCATTATCGGAATGGCCAAAAACTTGACGCCTGATTTAAAAAGAAAAGCCTTCGCCCTATTTGCACTTATAGGGACTCTTCTTTGGCAATCAGCTTTTACTCAAGTTGGCGTCATTTTAATTGCAGCATTCTTTGGGTTCCTTTTATTTAAAAAACATGATGTAGTTGAAGAAACAAAATCAAGTTTTCCTATTACCAAAAGAGTCTCTGTGATCTGTCTCACGCTATTTTTCGCTTTGTTGTTTCTATTCCCCGTTTTAAGAGAAGTAACTGGATCTTATTGGGTAGCAATGTTCGATAGTTTTTATCGTTCCGGTTCTTTAGTCTTCGGTGGTGGTCATGTCGTTTTGCCTTTATTAGAACAGGAACTTGTACCAATGGGTTGGATAAGCGAAGAGGCTTTCTTAGCAGGTTATGGTGCGACCCAGGCAGTACCAGGACCGTTATTTACATTTGCGGCCTATCTAGGAACTGTTATGAAAGGTTGGCAGGGCGGTTTAGTCGCAACGTTAGCAGTTTTCTTACCTGCCTTCCTTCTTATTCTTGGCGCATTGCCATTTTGGGATAGTTTGCGTAAAAACCCTAAAATTAAAGGTGCAATAATGGGTGTAAATGCAGCAGTAATTGGAATTTTAATCTCCGCTTTTTATTTTCCGATTTGGACAAGCTCTATTTTAGCACCTGTTGATTTTGCTTTAGCTGCAATTTTATTTAGTATGCTTGCCTACTGGAAGCTTCCCCCTTGGGTTATTGTTGTTTCTGGAGCTATAGGTGGATCTCTCATGACCTTAATTTAA